CCGGCCCTAAGGGAAGGGGGACCGTGACACGGTGCCTCCCGAGCTGGGGGACAGCGGCCGGCTCTGGGGAATGGGCACCACACTCCCCCACAGAGACGGCAGAGAGGAGCGCTTCTCCCAGGGACCCCCCCACCATGGGTGAGGAATGATCACCAACGGTAAATGACACTCTGGAAACCACCGTGGCCAAAGCAAAGACAAGGCTACGTCACAGCGGATGAGGCCGGGTGCCGCTTCAGATCCGACCTGCAGGCCTGCACTTCCTGGAGGCACTGTCCCCACTCAGGTGCTCTCACGACACGGCCGTTCTGGAAGATGGCCAAGACCACGGGGGCAGAGATACCCTACAGCCGGGACCGGCCTGCCGCCCACTTACAGAAAAACCCTGCACACCTGGAGACTAAAGGTAATTCAGGGAACACCCCTCCCTGAAAAGTTCTGCAAAAAAAAGCGACCCAAGTACTGAAGTGTGAGAAGCTGCCTCTGGCTGCAAGTCTCCAAGCACGGGGTTCTGACCGCTGGGCGGCGCCTTCACAGTCACCGTGAGCTCTGGACAGGCTCTCACCCGAGTCAAGCTGTGACCCCGACCAGGGCCGTGAGACCCCgagaagggtgtgtgtgtacagatatgtgtacacacacgtaTGTGCATCCGTGCACGTGTACATACATACTTTCAGGGACCGTTCCAAAAGGCGGGCCTGTCACTCTCCGTGTCCTGGGCAAGCCCAAGAGCGGCGGCTACGTGCTCCAGAAGCTCTGCAGAGAGAAGGCCCAGCGCCTGCTTGGCCGTCATTCACAGGCCAGCTTGCTGTCGAAGCTGGAAAGCCCGATGGCAAAGGCCTGGAGCGCGCACAGCGGGTAGCTGTAGTCCAGGGTGAACACGTCGTCGGCCACACGTCCAAACTGCATGACTATGTAGTCAgctagaggcagagagagatcGGGACGTCAGGAGGTAAGGAAGACATCCTCCAAACAGGtctctttaaaatgggaaacCCTTAGAAAGATGGAAAGAGGCCTGACGGAGAGTGCCTACTGAGCATGACCAAGGCTCTACTGCGACTCCACTCGGCTCCCTGCCCGGACCAGCAGGAAAGGGCAAGTGGGGGGGCAGCGCAagctcggggggtgggggggccggaAGGGCAAGGGGGGGCAGCACAAGCTCGGGGGGGCCGGAAGGGCAAGGGGGGGCAGCGCAAACTCAGGTGGGGGGCCGGAAGGGCCTGAACCTTTCCTGAGGAagggcctctgcctctgccccccGAGCAGCACCCCCAGGACTCCTCCGGTTGCCACAAGAGACCTCACACGCTCCTGCCCTCAACTCAGCGGCCCAGACGGCTGACTGCAAGACTGCAGCTCTGTCTTTCCGAGGAggtcatttcttccttaaatcaTGCTCTCCCGAGTGTAACTTCCTACCAGTGAAGGGCAATGCTCATTTCTGAATTCTGTCAGAACACCTCTCTTCCTGGGGCTTACGGTCATTTTCGTGGACTATCTGGAAGTTCTTCACAGAGGCCTGAGTGACCCGGCCGTGGAAGTTCAGGACGTAGGACTGGGTGTCATCGTTCCAGACGGGGGACTTGTTGTGCAGCTCTATCAAGCTCTCCATGGCTTTGTCCTGCCACTTTGAAAGCAGGCCCTCGCGGTCCTGTAGGAGAGGGGTGTGTGCTGAGGACCGTCGCACAGCGCTCACCCTCGAGGCTGCTGAGGCGGGAAGCAGAGCAGGGGCCTATTTCCTCCGTTTCAGcaagtaaaacagaaacagagcccACACTAAGCGGCTCTGTTGGATTCTTACAGAAAAACTAGCGTTTCTCTTCGCAGACCCACTGGTTGCAAATCAACCACGTTAGCAACAGCGCCTACCCCGGGGTCCGGAGGGCTGGCTCTCCTGAGGAAGAGTGGCCACTCTCCAGGCTGGGCTCGGGAGGAACCAACACtgttttctgttcatcttgcctGTATCGCAGTCTTGTTGTTAGAGTCTTTGTTGATGAAATATGCTCGTACTTACGTTTCGTGGCTGAAATGGGATTCGTTCATGATTCATATTCATCCCTGGGATGACCACAGACATCTTCCTCGGGCCTTTAAATCCGAGTACATTTGTTTcctggaagagagggaaataaacAGGAacttgaaacagaaatgaagacgaggcctcattcttttttctttaataccaTGCATTTCCTTTCTATcgatctacctatctatctatttatggctgcgtctatctatctgtctatctatctatttatttatggctgcattgggtcttcattgctatctatctatctatttatttatggctgcactgggtcttcgttgctgcacgtggctttctctagttgcggctagtgggggctactctttgtcatggtgtgcgggcttctcatggcggtggcttctcttgccgtggagcacaggctgtaggcacacgggcttcagtagttgtggcacaagggctcagcagttgtggctcgcaggctctacagtacaggctcagtagttgcggcgcatgggctcagtagttgtggctcgcaggctctagagcacaggctcagtagttgtgacgcatgggcttagttgctccgcggcatgtgggatcttcccggaccagggatcgaacctgtgtcccctgcattggcaggcagattcttaaccactacaccatcAGGGAAGCACACAAGACCTCATTCTTAACGCAAGGCCCTCCTGGgcatgtaaaatggggacaatatgGAGAGCGCTAAACACTATTCTATTACTTCACTGTCGTTAAACAGAGAGAGACGGAGAATCAAGCCCAGGAAAATAAGACCGTTTCctctttttaaacttcatttgaaCATCTGAATTTAAAAAACTCCACAGGCTTGAAACCCTACTCTTACTCTTTAGCTTTAAGTGAAATTTCAGACAATTATGAGCAAACTGTCCAATTTTGTCatcttcaataaatatatatttcccagTGAGGACACGGCACTATATGATATAGAGTGAGAATTACAGTTTAAATTAAATAGGACCTGTATctggaggtaaaaaaaaatcaaatgcccGTCAAACCAGGCAGATTATACATGAATAAAATAAGTACATTAAATACATGGATATATGTGtattcatatacatacacacaaagtcATGCATaggtaaaatatttaattgattCTGAAGCTAAGAGAAAACATCTACACATTATAAAGTGTCAAATGAGTCTCAGTCACTTAGATAAAATCTCATGGGAATCAAGTGATGAGATTAATTCCAACGATGGAAAGCTGAGACTTTGGGATCAAAGTAACAACTGAGTCGGGTTAATTCCTTCTTGCTTCTTTGACTCCACAACTTCACATGCCCACTACGCGCCAGGTCCGTGTTCACGTGGAAACAGCAGTGAATGGGACTTTACGAACTGGTAGAGAAGGATGGTGCTGAAGAAGCAGTCTGGGGCACTACAGAAAGCGCGGGGAACCGAGGGGAGCATCAAGCACATCTAGTATCGGGAGAGACCTCTGCTGACGCTGGTGGACAGGCAGAGGcaaggaggggcagggcaggctcTCAGGTGGGGCGCAGGGACGAGAGGTGCCGCTAGAATGACGGGAACGCATAGGAAGCGTGCCCCTGGGGAGCCGGAAGGGAAAGATGCAGCGTCCAGGCTTGATTCTGGACTCAAGGGGCAGTCTGAGAGGATCTGGAGCAGGACAAGAGCAGCATGAGCTGGAGCTGGACCGCTCAGCAGCGGCTGTACAGGATGAACCAGGTCGAGAGGGCGGAAAGCAGAGACCGGCTTCCAATTTACGGTAACCGCGAGCCAACGGGTAAGGGGTAACGAAGGCCTGCGTTAACATGGTGGCAttgggaaaagagaagaggagatgAGTGAGGGCCGGCTGAAACAGTAAATACAGCTAAACTTGGCAATTCGTAAATAACTCGAGTATACAGAAACAAGCTTGGGAGGGGGACTGCAAGCCCAGGGCTGGGACGCCAGGAGGCTGAGGAAACGGGAGGCGGCACTCACGTAGCAGACGGCGGCCAGCTCCTGCCGCATACAGGCCTTTTCTACCAGACCCTGGGCCTTGGCCGGGCTGACACCATGGTCATAAACTGTAAACTTGGTCCCCATGAGGTTGGACCTAGAATCAAGAgaaaaagccaccacaatgatcTGTATTTTTCTCCCTTACAAACACAAGCTAGGAGAGGTATGGGACAGCCTCTCGGCCCACTCTCCAAAGGTCAAGGGGTCATCATCGCTTTCTCAAAGATCTAGCCTTAAAACAAGGAAGGGCCTTAGACTttctattaactttatttttttagatgacATCGACCGGCTCATTGTAAAACCGATATGGACTGTTCTGAAACTACAGGAGTCAAACCATCAGAGGAGCAGGACAGGATACAAGGCTGCTCTCACCTGAGTTTGCCAACATAACCTTCCCCCTCACGAGATAGATCTGTTGGGTCAGTGGAGATGAGGTAGTTGGATGTTTTGCTCTTTTTCCGCTTTCTACCTGCAAGAAGAAATAtctagaaaaggaaacaaattttcaGTAAAAAATGCACTCAAGAGAACTGCCATGTTTGTCCTACCTGTTTAGTTAGCAAATATTTAGCAACTGCCTATCATGTACCAAGCAGTCCAtctctgggtctttttttttaaaaaaaaaaacaggtttaatTCACTTTGACTTTTCTTGCAGAAAAACGATGTGGTGGCCACAGCTGGAGCCTGGGTCTCCCGCATGGAGACTTGGTGTGGGTCATTACAGGATGCTCAGTGAACCCGTGACAGGGACAGTCAGTGAACATGATCTCCCTCCAGAGCTCGGGGGTGAGGCGGCCTAGGTCTTGGAGACAGCACAGAGGTGGCCTCGGCAAAGCTGCCCAGGGCAGCGGTGCAACCCCTGGCCAAGGTGCAGCATCGTCCACGCCGGCCAGCACCAGCTTCTCGGGCACAGCGGCTGGGGTGACGCCAGTGTCCAAGGGCAGGACGAGAGGCACCGGCCCAGAGCCACAGTGGCCGGTCAGCCTGCAGGGATGGTCTGGGGCTGGCCGCTCCCGTTCCCCCAGTAGCCTCACCACATGAGGACTACGGAGAACTTGGCCAGAACGATGGCCTCACGACGGCAGTGGTGATCTCCTTGATGCACTGAACACCCAGACCAGCATCTGTCCACTGCAACCCCCAACAGCAACCAACGTCTTGACCCTGGGCCGCAGGGCAGGACGGGTTATGCTCAGGCATCAGCAACCAACGTCTTGACCCTGGGCCGCAGGGCAGGACGGGTTATGCTCAGGCATCACTGTCAAAACCTCATCCTTGAAGGAGGGATGCTTCCAGGGAAGAGTCAGTCATCTCGGGTTCCCGGATGGATGAGCAGAAGAGAAGGGTCTCCTCCAGAGCCCTGACCAGGCGGCCCGCATGGGTGAGGGGTAGCCAGTCCTTGCCCCCGGCCCTGACCCCGCGAGCTCTGGGTCCGCGTCACTCTTCCTAACCCTCATGATCTTCTCAGGACTCACTGTCAGGGTCTCCCCACCACACAACTCTTCTAAAGTCACTAGCTTGATCCTCCATGTCATTATTCACAACTTTATGCCTAAAGCCTCCAGTGACTTTTGAAAAAAGCTTCATCCAATCTCATGAGTAAGAGTCTTTCCACCTTTGGAAGAGGCAGGACCCTGGACCCTGTGCTTCCCATCCTCCCTGCAACGGCTTTCCTGATGCTTCTTGCTGCATCTTGTATGCTGTTGTTCTAAACGCCTGTGACTTCCGTGATACGAGGACTGTCGTATTTATGCACCCTTCCCAGACGCTCCTAGACTTGGACAATAATAAGGAAGCAGGAGAGGGCAGTAACTAAGGGGAGGGGGCACTTTGGAATCAAACAGATACAAGTTTcaatctggctctgccacttcttaGTGTGTTCTGGGGCATTCCCTAAGCTGGGATAAGAAATCCTATCTTACAGCGTTGTCATAAGGGTTGTAGGtaataatatacataaagcatttagcacacaCCTGGTAATTGTAAACACTCAGTAGATAGTGGTTATAACAACATTAATATCTACTATCATCATCTCATTTCtaggctcttttttttctttgcggtacacgggcctctcactgttgtggcctctcccgttgtggagcacaggctccggacgcgcaggctcagcggccatggctcacgggcccagccgctccgcggcatgtgggatcttcccggaccggggcacgaaccctgtcccccgcatcggcaggcggactctcaaccactgcgccaccagggaagcccacatttctAGGCTCTTAAAATCATCCACTTAGACCTGGTATTACAAAATACATTGTTCATTAGCAAGTATTAACTGCCTCAAATTTATGCATAAAGTAAATTAGAATTTCTAGGATGAAGAACAAGACATTCCACTtgcatgttttctgtttttccaatTCCTCCTATTCCCTAAACGCTTCTTTCTTCCACACTGTCATAATCAAAATCACAGAGCACACTGCGAACTCCCCACCCCAAAAGAGGGATGGAGGTAAAAATAACTGCATTCAGGTAGTCTCTTCCATCTTCTTACCTTCTGGATAAAACTTGCTCTTTGCGGGTGGGTAGGTTTTGACTATTAAGACTGTGACCTCTTGGAAGACAGTGAGAACACAGCACTTGGGAACTAGGAAGTACAACCTAGTTCCTGTCGAATACCGgtgctcccccatccccaccccccatcgTAAGACCATCAATGACCCAGCCCACAGCACTCTTCCCTCCATCTCAAGATCTGTCTTAAGAACCacttctcaggacttccctggtggtccagtggttgcgaatccaccttccaatgcaggggacgcaggttcgatccctggtcggggaactaggatcccacgtgccttggggcaactaagcccagtgCCTCAACTacgacctgacacagccaaaaaaaaaaaaaaaaaagacccacttCTCATACCTTCCGATTTTCGTCCTTTTCCAAGTGCATATAGTAGGTAGGGAAAAGCCCCCGATCCATTCCTTTTTTATCCCGAGTTATCCGACACTTCACTGTGACACCTCGAGGGGCAGGACTGTATGCGAAGCCCTCTAAATTCTCTATTTCTCCCAGCTGATTATCAGTGTGCTGGGCTGCAGTTCCGGAAGCTCCTGTATCCTGAAAGAACAGCCACATGTGAGCAGTAGGCGGCTGGGT
This genomic stretch from Phocoena phocoena chromosome 11, mPhoPho1.1, whole genome shotgun sequence harbors:
- the TULP3 gene encoding LOW QUALITY PROTEIN: tubby-related protein 3 (The sequence of the model RefSeq protein was modified relative to this genomic sequence to represent the inferred CDS: substituted 1 base at 1 genomic stop codon), which codes for MEASRRRPAPRGDRSGAVATSGGXRGPWRAFEDETMKLRQLKLDNQRALLEKKQRKKRLEPLMVQPNPEARPRRSKPRGSEERAPLVEPQAPRSGVILHGIDGPAAFLKPDAQDVETRPHVLSVGSPAVEEDAEGGADGDGTWDPASKPDLQEILQKHGISGSLNFDEEETDGEEGEGKKLRSHSSSSEAERPSSASSQKPTTDTGASGTAAQHTDNQLGEIENLEGFAYSPAPRGVTVKCRITRDKKGMDRGLFPTYYMHLEKDENRKIFLLAGRKRKKSKTSNYLISTDPTDLSREGEGYVGKLRSNLMGTKFTVYDHGVSPAKAQGLVEKACMRQELAAVCYETNVLGFKGPRKMSVVIPGMNMNHERIPFQPRNDREGLLSKWQDKAMESLIELHNKSPVWNDDTQSYVLNFHGRVTQASVKNFQIVHENDPDYIVMQFGRVADDVFTLDYSYPLCALQAFAIGLSSFDSKLACE